In a genomic window of Coprococcus eutactus:
- a CDS encoding DNA-binding response regulator: MINTILVEDDLYIQKHFAERLKSNEIFRLVGVYRDAFDAERNCNSSIQLILMDVQTQHKHSGLAAAKRIKKAFPNIKIVIVTSLVDPQVLERAKTGAADSLWYKDHGTEELISVIRRTLAGEKVFPDTSPAIEMEGTMSDTFSPRQLDILRLYIKGFTYQEIADKLGISKNGVRWNLDDMVEKGGFENREALVVTAIENKLMVTTLKDE, translated from the coding sequence ATGATAAATACAATACTGGTTGAAGATGATTTATATATTCAAAAGCATTTTGCCGAGCGACTGAAATCAAACGAAATTTTTCGCCTTGTCGGCGTATATCGTGACGCTTTTGATGCAGAGAGAAACTGCAATAGCTCAATACAGCTTATTCTTATGGATGTGCAAACACAGCACAAGCACTCTGGTCTTGCCGCCGCAAAACGTATAAAAAAGGCTTTTCCGAATATCAAAATAGTAATTGTAACCTCGCTTGTCGACCCGCAGGTATTGGAACGAGCAAAGACAGGTGCAGCAGACAGCCTGTGGTATAAAGACCACGGCACAGAGGAGCTGATAAGTGTGATAAGGCGTACCCTTGCAGGCGAAAAAGTATTTCCTGACACCTCTCCTGCAATTGAAATGGAAGGCACAATGTCCGATACATTCTCGCCCCGACAGCTTGATATTCTCCGCTTATACATAAAGGGCTTTACATACCAGGAGATTGCCGATAAACTGGGCATCTCCAAAAACGGTGTGCGCTGGAACTTAGACGACATGGTTGAAAAAGGTGGCTTTGAGAATCGAGAAGCGTTGGTTGTGACAGCTATTGAGAACAAGCTCATGGTGACCACTTTAAAAGACGAATAG
- a CDS encoding sensor histidine kinase, producing MSAFSSLPVFLQTLIPLLLFVEAVLELGLFIYQLSHRSKLHDNLPSLVIFAFLLTLLFSVTQGDPFNGKDAFLLDAPWLIFITVIFVVVVHFAFAMTREYRRRKNMLSPFSIKDATDKLPMGLCFADPNGRIVLCNDRMRRLSFALSGHEFQITDDLEKALEHPDKSIIANGDCYILPDKTVWQFRKQNITVDNDENWLQMTAHNVTELYNGNVRQTAINDELKEVNRKLQKMYERMADDIKEKEILDLKIHIHDTIGRSLLTIRDIMESDENTDKKLEALQEATAVLTSDRVTASGTMEEVVQTAEILGVTVMMDGCLPADSLAEELTVVAAKECVTNCIRHAGGNEVYISVNGRKDVFDITITNNGAAPSGPIKEGSGLSSIRHSIESAGGEMHTVYKPRFELLLIIPEDASSFI from the coding sequence ATGAGTGCCTTTTCTTCACTTCCGGTCTTTTTGCAAACCTTAATACCACTTCTGCTGTTTGTGGAAGCTGTGCTTGAATTGGGACTTTTTATATATCAACTTTCGCATCGTTCAAAATTGCATGATAATTTACCGAGTCTTGTGATTTTTGCGTTTTTGCTTACGCTTTTGTTCTCGGTAACACAGGGGGATCCGTTCAATGGCAAGGATGCGTTTTTATTAGATGCGCCCTGGCTGATTTTCATTACAGTAATTTTCGTTGTTGTTGTTCATTTTGCCTTTGCTATGACGAGAGAGTATCGCCGCCGAAAGAACATGCTCTCCCCATTTTCCATTAAAGATGCCACAGACAAGCTGCCTATGGGTTTGTGCTTTGCCGATCCGAACGGGCGTATTGTCCTTTGCAATGACCGTATGCGCCGTCTGTCGTTTGCACTGAGCGGGCATGAGTTTCAGATTACCGACGATCTTGAAAAAGCGTTGGAGCACCCCGATAAAAGTATTATTGCTAACGGAGATTGTTACATACTGCCCGATAAGACAGTTTGGCAATTCCGCAAGCAGAATATAACCGTTGACAATGATGAAAACTGGCTTCAAATGACAGCGCATAATGTCACTGAACTTTATAATGGCAACGTTCGTCAAACTGCTATTAACGATGAGCTGAAAGAGGTCAACCGAAAGCTCCAAAAAATGTATGAACGAATGGCCGATGATATAAAAGAAAAAGAAATTCTTGACCTGAAAATACATATACATGACACAATCGGAAGAAGCTTGCTGACAATTCGTGATATAATGGAAAGTGATGAAAACACCGACAAAAAGCTTGAGGCTTTACAGGAAGCAACCGCAGTGCTTACAAGTGATCGAGTGACAGCTAGCGGAACGATGGAAGAGGTTGTTCAGACAGCGGAAATCCTCGGTGTAACGGTGATGATGGATGGATGCCTTCCGGCCGATTCGCTTGCCGAAGAGCTTACCGTTGTCGCTGCAAAAGAATGTGTAACAAATTGTATCAGGCATGCCGGAGGCAATGAGGTATATATCAGCGTAAATGGGCGAAAGGATGTGTTTGATATTACGATAACGAACAATGGCGCTGCACCGTCGGGCCCAATTAAGGAGGGCAGCGGACTCTCATCGATTCGCCACAGCATAGAATCTGCCGGTGGAGAAATGCACACTGTATATAAACCACGATTTGAATTGCTGCTTATCATTCCAGAGGATGCGTCAAGTTTTATATGA
- a CDS encoding histidine kinase N-terminal 7TM domain-containing protein encodes MGSRSYTFNILHKDLHKKLHKEPLLPMSLILFAVILAYSFRLIGRGSFYPTLFSYLRSFIYIGLYAAWGISIRQRIVQKQVGQYLVGVSVLLILWFTFRSAKYFIFWQPVAIRYQWYLFYLPMLFVPMLALLIAMSLGKPDEYKLPKSVWLLSAVSGALLILVLTNDLHQLVFTFPKDADVWSDADHGYGVCYFAVIAWQVLCAVAALIFMLFKCRLKNGKHRYLPVIPFAISLAYLALNYVGTPWLKHLFGDVTAFQSLMYMLGFEACIACGYIHSNSRYADLFASSVGTSAEITDRDFNIRYAALNIEPISKETMRKAEKAPVTVDGGLTVHTMPIGGGYAVWTEDVSALLAIKEESECLAEELAERNEILRYEYRRESKRRKVEEQNRLFDLLQSATQKQINRISALTQEYRRISKSDTDRVKMLLAEIAVLCSYIKRRKHLTLLADRDCKVAVSELERAFSESLQTLKLLNVRNTLYVDSELSALSGKNAAAILDFYEEVIEADLENLTSVQISLANINGLRLSLNVCCEADLSIFSNKGNVLYEMDGDAGYQHLVFIIEGGAAV; translated from the coding sequence ATGGGGAGTAGATCGTATACCTTCAACATACTTCATAAAGATCTTCACAAAAAACTCCACAAAGAACCTTTGCTTCCTATGAGTCTGATCTTGTTTGCCGTAATTTTGGCATATTCTTTTCGACTTATTGGAAGAGGAAGCTTCTATCCTACTCTGTTTTCTTATCTGCGTAGTTTCATTTATATCGGGCTTTATGCCGCCTGGGGAATTTCAATCCGCCAACGTATCGTGCAGAAACAGGTCGGACAATATCTGGTAGGCGTTTCGGTGCTTTTGATTTTGTGGTTTACCTTTCGCTCAGCAAAATACTTTATATTCTGGCAGCCGGTTGCAATAAGATACCAGTGGTATCTATTCTATCTGCCAATGCTGTTTGTACCCATGCTTGCACTGTTGATCGCAATGTCTCTGGGCAAGCCCGATGAATATAAACTGCCGAAATCTGTCTGGCTATTGTCTGCCGTTTCGGGAGCTTTGCTTATTCTTGTGCTTACGAATGATCTACATCAATTAGTTTTCACATTTCCTAAAGATGCAGATGTCTGGTCTGATGCAGATCATGGCTACGGTGTGTGCTATTTTGCCGTGATCGCATGGCAGGTGCTTTGTGCCGTAGCAGCGCTTATTTTTATGCTCTTTAAATGCAGGTTAAAGAACGGTAAGCATCGTTATTTGCCCGTAATTCCATTTGCGATATCACTGGCTTATCTTGCATTGAACTATGTTGGTACGCCATGGCTGAAACATTTATTCGGTGACGTTACGGCATTTCAAAGTCTTATGTATATGCTCGGTTTCGAGGCTTGCATTGCCTGCGGATATATTCATTCAAACAGCCGTTACGCAGATCTTTTTGCCTCATCTGTCGGCACATCGGCAGAAATTACTGACAGAGACTTCAACATTCGCTATGCAGCGTTGAATATTGAACCTATATCAAAGGAAACAATGAGAAAAGCCGAGAAAGCTCCTGTCACAGTAGACGGTGGGCTGACCGTACATACTATGCCCATCGGCGGCGGTTATGCGGTATGGACAGAGGATGTGTCGGCGTTGCTTGCCATTAAGGAAGAATCAGAATGTCTCGCAGAAGAGCTTGCCGAAAGAAATGAGATTCTTCGTTATGAATACAGGCGGGAGTCGAAACGCCGCAAGGTGGAGGAGCAAAACCGACTGTTCGATCTATTGCAGTCGGCAACACAGAAACAGATCAACCGCATTTCGGCATTGACACAGGAATACCGCCGAATCTCAAAATCTGATACAGACAGAGTTAAAATGCTACTTGCCGAGATTGCCGTTTTATGCAGTTATATCAAACGCCGTAAGCATCTGACACTGCTTGCCGACCGAGATTGTAAGGTTGCAGTCAGCGAGCTTGAGAGAGCTTTTTCCGAATCGTTACAGACATTAAAGCTTTTAAATGTACGCAATACTCTGTATGTGGACAGTGAACTTTCCGCGCTTTCGGGCAAAAATGCTGCTGCGATATTAGATTTTTATGAAGAAGTAATTGAAGCAGATCTTGAAAATTTAACAAGTGTGCAGATAAGCCTCGCAAATATAAACGGACTGCGACTGTCGCTGAATGTCTGTTGCGAAGCTGACCTGTCGATTTTTTCAAATAAAGGTAACGTTCTTTATGAAATGGACGGTGACGCAGGATACCAGCATCTTGTATTTATTATTGAAGGAGGTGCCGCCGTATGA
- a CDS encoding diguanylate cyclase domain-containing protein, producing the protein MNEVVLKIYVFSSIIIAVMDIILAMKSIKKNKTTGRFLGLACIGAAIVDISYLISIISDSYMAMSVMSSIYFVSIDYMLVCLLIFIVYFTKGRFSKYGRAAIGVCFFYCLYELVIFAINPFKNIAIGYVRRDTVIAKYSYDMKPLYDMHLVFSYALVGVVLILLLKKLCKIPHEYRLQYSSVILGLLALVGINAIFLYVPGAEVYKLLDYSICGYSLTSYILYWSCFNYSTHGMLNKLKTNIFENIGQGIVLFDYDNHLILHNDRADDFLGKELLCKCENLQQFLETYDLSVDLAADDDSFSLQCYIKGDDGDRPLRCDIRRLDNKEGRRLGQMFVFSDISLETDMLTGFQKWDSFQRLAMEEVDHFTFPVGVAICDINGLSVINSTRGNQAGDQRINALAGIMRKNFPERTYYVRGIDAHLIALCSHSSEEEMAACVEKVKEQYDGSIQYAVGVAADEGQSIVAAIIDAATAMKTKKLVDSESSHSDMLTSLIRALEECDSDTEQHVRRTQEMGAELGRRIELSDIQQSKLALLCLLHDIGKVGVPMEILNKPGKLTDEEWKIMRSHVEKGYEIAMSNTELRQIAEEIRHHHERWDGNGYPDGLSRESIPVLSRVIAVVDAFDAMINDRPYRKGMPISKAIEELKSCAGSQFDPYIVSEFIRLVSEKYANSLENESKQRAADGGVGADGNGENVGDRTAPGDGLADSDGDGTSTDDEQTEIRIMARRQMVDSTEYGKDAFRVHAVKYSRYLVDESWRIISVDDNFEELTGYSKEDIENNIITQIDLIPDEDKTEYLCQVNANLAKSTFVFQEHKIHRKDGRDIYVLCTGRMFYDSALQKDRGEIVIVDVSSTYALKMLTDAEQNKADVRLRNWENTYRTDPLTGLLNHAAFRSDMEQRLLECTHTAVMIMMDVDRFKQYNDTYGHHNGDKYLVLVAQALQAALRGDDHACRMGGDEFAAMLFFNKSVSDDVIRERAQQIFDKVNLTVKATEGGTGISMGAVIARTELTFNEMYEEADNALYDVKESGRGRIEVKRHGE; encoded by the coding sequence ATGAATGAAGTCGTTTTAAAGATATATGTCTTTTCGTCAATTATAATAGCCGTCATGGATATTATACTGGCGATGAAATCCATAAAAAAGAATAAGACGACGGGAAGGTTTCTGGGACTTGCCTGCATAGGAGCAGCTATAGTCGATATCAGTTATCTTATCAGCATTATAAGTGATTCGTATATGGCCATGTCCGTCATGTCGAGTATATATTTCGTAAGCATTGATTATATGCTGGTATGTCTGCTCATATTTATTGTTTATTTTACAAAAGGACGTTTTTCAAAGTATGGAAGAGCAGCGATAGGCGTATGCTTTTTTTACTGCCTGTATGAGCTTGTAATATTTGCCATAAATCCATTCAAAAATATAGCGATAGGGTATGTCAGAAGAGACACCGTGATAGCAAAATACAGCTATGATATGAAACCGCTGTATGATATGCATCTGGTTTTTTCATATGCGCTGGTGGGAGTGGTACTCATACTCCTTTTAAAGAAGCTTTGCAAGATCCCACATGAATATCGTTTGCAGTACAGCAGTGTCATCCTGGGACTTCTTGCGCTTGTCGGGATAAATGCAATATTTCTCTACGTTCCGGGAGCGGAGGTGTACAAACTTCTGGATTATTCCATCTGTGGCTACAGTCTTACATCATATATTCTGTATTGGAGCTGCTTTAATTATTCAACCCATGGAATGCTCAACAAACTAAAGACAAACATATTCGAGAATATAGGTCAGGGAATAGTTTTGTTTGATTATGACAATCATTTGATCCTGCACAATGACAGGGCGGATGATTTCCTTGGAAAGGAACTCCTCTGCAAATGCGAGAATCTGCAGCAGTTTCTTGAGACGTATGATCTGTCCGTTGATCTTGCAGCTGATGACGACAGTTTTTCTCTGCAGTGCTATATAAAAGGTGATGATGGAGACAGACCTTTAAGGTGCGATATCAGAAGGCTTGACAACAAGGAAGGACGCAGACTTGGTCAGATGTTTGTATTTTCTGATATATCTCTGGAGACGGATATGCTTACAGGATTTCAGAAATGGGATAGCTTTCAGAGACTTGCCATGGAAGAGGTGGACCATTTTACGTTTCCGGTTGGAGTGGCAATATGCGATATCAACGGATTGTCTGTGATCAACAGCACGCGCGGTAATCAGGCGGGTGACCAGAGGATAAATGCACTTGCGGGCATCATGAGAAAGAACTTTCCGGAGAGAACATATTATGTCAGGGGTATTGATGCGCACCTGATAGCACTTTGCAGTCACAGCAGTGAGGAAGAGATGGCGGCATGTGTCGAAAAGGTCAAAGAACAGTATGATGGAAGTATACAGTATGCAGTGGGGGTGGCTGCGGATGAGGGACAGAGCATCGTCGCTGCAATCATTGATGCGGCAACAGCCATGAAGACAAAAAAGCTTGTGGACAGTGAATCATCGCACTCAGATATGCTGACATCACTCATAAGGGCTCTTGAGGAGTGTGACAGCGATACGGAACAGCATGTGCGTCGTACACAGGAGATGGGGGCTGAGCTTGGCAGACGAATAGAGCTGTCAGATATCCAGCAGAGCAAGCTGGCGCTGCTTTGTCTGCTCCATGACATAGGGAAGGTAGGAGTTCCTATGGAGATACTCAACAAGCCGGGAAAACTCACGGATGAGGAATGGAAGATCATGCGTTCCCACGTTGAGAAGGGTTATGAGATCGCCATGAGCAACACAGAACTCAGACAGATCGCGGAGGAGATAAGGCATCATCATGAGAGATGGGATGGAAATGGATATCCGGATGGACTGAGCCGTGAAAGCATACCGGTTCTGTCACGTGTGATCGCGGTGGTCGATGCATTTGACGCAATGATCAATGACAGACCTTACAGAAAGGGTATGCCGATATCAAAAGCGATAGAAGAATTAAAGAGCTGCGCGGGCAGCCAGTTTGATCCATATATAGTTTCTGAGTTTATCAGGCTTGTCTCAGAGAAGTATGCGAATTCACTGGAAAATGAATCAAAGCAGAGGGCTGCTGATGGTGGTGTCGGTGCAGATGGTAATGGAGAGAATGTTGGTGATCGAACTGCTCCAGGAGATGGTCTGGCGGACTCTGATGGTGATGGCACCAGCACAGACGACGAACAGACAGAGATCCGGATTATGGCGCGCAGACAGATGGTGGATTCTACTGAATATGGCAAGGATGCGTTTCGTGTACATGCAGTCAAATATAGCAGATATCTGGTGGATGAAAGCTGGAGGATCATATCTGTAGACGATAATTTTGAGGAACTTACGGGTTACAGCAAGGAGGACATAGAGAATAATATCATAACCCAGATCGACCTTATACCGGACGAGGATAAAACAGAATATCTCTGTCAGGTAAATGCGAATCTGGCAAAGAGCACATTTGTATTTCAGGAACACAAGATACATAGGAAGGATGGCAGGGATATATATGTATTATGCACTGGAAGAATGTTTTATGATTCGGCACTTCAGAAAGACAGAGGAGAAATAGTAATAGTGGATGTATCAAGTACATATGCTTTGAAGATGCTGACAGATGCGGAGCAGAATAAGGCGGATGTGAGACTCAGAAACTGGGAGAATACCTATCGTACAGATCCCCTCACAGGACTTTTGAACCATGCGGCATTTAGAAGTGACATGGAGCAGAGACTTCTTGAGTGTACGCACACAGCGGTGATGATCATGATGGATGTAGACAGATTCAAGCAGTACAACGACACCTACGGACATCACAATGGCGACAAATATCTTGTCCTTGTGGCACAGGCACTGCAGGCGGCACTCCGTGGTGATGACCATGCATGCCGTATGGGCGGTGATGAATTTGCAGCCATGCTGTTCTTCAACAAGAGTGTGTCTGATGACGTGATAAGGGAACGTGCCCAGCAGATATTTGACAAGGTGAACCTGACTGTGAAGGCCACTGAGGGCGGAACAGGAATCTCCATGGGTGCGGTGATCGCAAGAACTGAACTGACATTCAATGAGATGTATGAGGAGGCGGATAACGCCCTCTATGATGTTAAGGAGAGTGGAAGAGGCAGGATTGAGGTGAAGAGGCATGGGGAGTAG
- a CDS encoding pyridoxamine kinase, which yields MQKKIALINDVTGFGRCSIAVMAPIVSAMKIQAVTVPTAILSTHTQFPIFYFDDYTPKMRDYIQTYKDLELQFDAISTGFLGSEEQVDIVIDFIKYFKNEKNFVIVDPVMGDYGKLYPTYTASMCSKMKELVKYADIITPNLTELCTLLDLPYPEHTVTVNELRQMCMTLAEQGPEHIVVTGIHFNKTQIANFIYNKDEDFQMVMVDRIGGDRSGTGDVIAAIIAGMYLNGHSVYESVKKAASYVSKCISYCVENNVPENWGLCFEMYMKDLTEA from the coding sequence ATGCAGAAAAAAATCGCTCTAATAAATGATGTTACAGGATTCGGAAGATGTTCCATCGCTGTCATGGCACCGATAGTGTCCGCCATGAAGATCCAGGCAGTCACTGTGCCGACGGCAATACTATCTACACATACACAGTTTCCTATATTTTACTTTGATGACTACACACCAAAAATGCGGGATTACATCCAGACCTACAAAGATCTGGAGCTGCAGTTTGATGCCATATCCACAGGATTTCTCGGCTCTGAGGAACAGGTTGATATAGTTATCGACTTTATCAAATACTTTAAAAACGAGAAGAATTTTGTTATCGTCGATCCAGTCATGGGTGACTACGGCAAGCTGTACCCAACCTATACCGCGTCTATGTGCAGCAAGATGAAGGAGCTTGTAAAATATGCCGACATTATCACTCCTAATCTGACGGAGCTTTGCACCCTCCTTGATCTTCCATATCCGGAGCACACTGTGACCGTGAACGAGCTAAGGCAGATGTGCATGACCCTGGCGGAGCAGGGACCGGAACATATCGTTGTGACAGGAATACATTTCAATAAGACTCAGATAGCCAACTTCATCTACAACAAGGATGAGGATTTCCAGATGGTCATGGTTGACAGGATCGGCGGCGACAGGAGCGGCACCGGAGATGTGATCGCAGCCATCATTGCGGGTATGTATCTGAACGGACACAGCGTCTATGAGTCCGTGAAAAAGGCCGCTTCATATGTATCAAAGTGCATAAGCTACTGCGTTGAGAACAATGTTCCGGAGAACTGGGGACTGTGCTTTGAAATGTACATGAAAGACCTGACAGAGGCATGA
- a CDS encoding TatD family nuclease-associated radical SAM protein, which produces MVLYTVTGKVGEEGYLDIAKSGDLTGKNIYVNMTNKCPCSCVFCLRQTKKQQENNTLWLKDGEPSIEEVLELFSKYDLNIINELVFCGFGEPLERLEDVCAVIDSLKNTYPNLKVRLNTIGLANLIYGRDVTPELEGRFDTVSISLNAPDENEFLELTRSRYGIQSYAAIKDFAVLAKRYVPHVVMTVVDKVMPEDKIELCRQICKDLGVTLRVRPFEN; this is translated from the coding sequence ATGGTTTTATACACTGTAACCGGAAAAGTCGGTGAGGAAGGTTACCTCGACATTGCAAAGAGCGGGGATCTCACAGGCAAAAATATATATGTAAACATGACAAACAAATGTCCATGCAGCTGTGTGTTCTGCCTGAGGCAGACAAAAAAGCAGCAGGAGAACAATACTCTCTGGCTGAAGGATGGCGAGCCTTCTATAGAGGAGGTTCTGGAACTTTTCTCAAAGTATGACCTGAATATCATAAATGAACTTGTATTTTGTGGATTTGGCGAGCCTCTTGAGAGACTTGAAGATGTGTGCGCGGTGATCGATTCACTGAAAAACACATATCCCAATCTCAAAGTCCGTCTCAACACCATCGGGCTTGCCAATCTTATATATGGGAGAGATGTCACACCAGAGCTTGAGGGTCGATTCGACACTGTATCAATATCCCTGAACGCCCCTGATGAAAATGAATTTCTTGAGCTGACCAGATCACGCTATGGGATCCAGTCCTACGCGGCCATCAAGGATTTTGCCGTTCTTGCCAAAAGGTACGTGCCACACGTTGTCATGACAGTTGTTGACAAGGTCATGCCCGAGGATAAGATCGAGCTATGCCGCCAGATATGCAAGGATTTAGGCGTGACTTTGAGGGTTCGCCCATTTGAAAATTAA
- a CDS encoding YitT family protein, which yields MFQSLELKHPRFYQAFRLFIVVFASILYAWNLRCFAKTAGLFPSGFSGASLLLQNIGIKFLHISVPFAVFNIGLNLFPTYISYKYIGKRFTLYSIIVILLSSIFVDILPSYVFTDDIMLVSLFGGLINGLAISLCLNVGTSTGGTDFISIFLSHQKGIDAWNYILLGNIVMLIAAGALFGWSKALYSIIYQFCSTQVIQLLYKRYKKETLFIISDKSNEIYHAIKDLTNHDATLFTGIGCYEEKEKTLIYSVINAEAKRELIPMIRGIDEHAFINVVKTEELDGRFHDIPHD from the coding sequence ATGTTTCAATCTCTAGAGTTAAAACACCCAAGATTTTATCAGGCATTCCGCCTGTTCATCGTCGTATTTGCATCTATACTATACGCATGGAATCTCCGATGCTTTGCCAAGACCGCAGGACTGTTTCCAAGCGGGTTCTCCGGAGCATCCCTGCTTCTCCAGAACATTGGAATAAAATTTCTGCACATAAGCGTGCCTTTTGCTGTGTTCAACATTGGACTGAATCTGTTTCCCACATACATATCATACAAATATATCGGCAAAAGATTTACCCTCTATTCGATCATAGTCATTCTTCTGTCGAGTATATTTGTGGATATTCTGCCATCATATGTATTCACTGACGACATAATGCTTGTAAGCCTGTTCGGCGGTCTCATCAATGGACTCGCCATCAGCCTGTGCCTGAACGTTGGAACCAGCACCGGGGGAACTGATTTCATCAGCATATTCCTGTCCCACCAGAAGGGTATAGATGCGTGGAACTACATACTGCTCGGAAACATCGTGATGCTGATCGCAGCCGGAGCGCTGTTCGGCTGGTCAAAGGCTCTGTACTCCATCATCTACCAGTTCTGCAGCACACAGGTGATCCAGCTTCTATATAAGAGATATAAGAAAGAAACGTTGTTCATCATCTCCGACAAATCAAATGAGATATATCATGCCATCAAAGATCTGACAAATCACGACGCCACATTATTCACCGGAATTGGCTGCTATGAGGAGAAGGAGAAAACCCTTATCTATTCTGTCATCAACGCTGAGGCAAAGCGTGAGCTCATCCCGATGATCCGTGGAATAGATGAGCACGCATTCATCAACGTGGTGAAGACCGAAGAGCTGGACGGAAGATTCCATGATATTCCGCACGACTGA
- a CDS encoding MATE family efflux transporter translates to MEKNLTTGSVPKTMAYFALPYLLSYFLQTLYGMADLFIIGQFCGKDAGATTAVANGSQVMHMLTVILVGLAMGTTVVIGKAVGAKKLQDAQAAIGNTVTIFMIISVVLTVMLLIFINPIVAVMDTPEEAVKGITDYLIVCFIGIPFITAYNVISSIFRGLGDSKSPMYFIAVACGLNIALDYIFIGACGMGPLGAALGTTLAQTFSVIISFVAIRRMNTGLIIAKNDFVPRRSVLGEIVKIGLPVAVQDGCIQIAFIVITVIANNRGVNDAAAVGVVEKMISFIFIVPSSMLATVSALAAQNIGAGKHDRAEQILRYALGIIVAYGVIAIAVVELFAPELVGLFSKNKVVVTMGVQYISSYIVDCVLAGIHFSFTGYFCAYGKSYIGFIHNLIAIVCARIPGSYLASVKYPDTLFPMGFAAPAGSFISIVICVGAFVWMERRGTLYKANL, encoded by the coding sequence ATGGAGAAGAACCTTACGACCGGCAGTGTGCCAAAGACAATGGCGTATTTTGCGCTGCCTTATCTTTTATCTTATTTTCTGCAAACATTATATGGGATGGCGGATCTGTTCATCATAGGACAGTTCTGTGGCAAGGATGCCGGGGCCACCACAGCGGTTGCAAATGGATCTCAGGTCATGCATATGCTCACGGTGATTTTGGTTGGCCTTGCCATGGGAACAACTGTTGTCATAGGAAAAGCAGTGGGGGCAAAAAAGCTTCAGGATGCCCAGGCGGCCATAGGAAATACAGTCACCATCTTCATGATAATATCAGTAGTACTTACAGTAATGCTGCTCATTTTTATAAATCCAATAGTTGCGGTCATGGATACCCCAGAGGAGGCTGTCAAAGGAATCACGGATTATCTGATAGTCTGCTTTATAGGAATTCCATTTATAACAGCATACAACGTGATAAGCTCGATATTCAGAGGACTCGGAGATTCTAAGAGTCCTATGTATTTCATTGCGGTTGCGTGTGGCCTTAATATAGCACTTGATTACATATTTATAGGTGCCTGTGGCATGGGCCCTCTTGGCGCTGCTCTAGGAACGACTCTGGCGCAGACATTCAGCGTTATAATATCATTTGTGGCGATAAGGAGAATGAATACAGGGCTGATAATTGCGAAAAATGATTTCGTTCCGAGAAGATCTGTGCTCGGAGAGATCGTAAAGATAGGTCTCCCGGTGGCAGTACAGGACGGATGCATACAGATCGCTTTCATCGTGATAACAGTCATAGCCAACAACCGTGGTGTAAATGATGCCGCCGCAGTTGGAGTTGTGGAGAAGATGATAAGCTTTATATTCATAGTGCCATCCTCCATGCTGGCGACCGTGTCCGCGCTTGCCGCCCAGAATATCGGCGCAGGAAAGCATGACCGGGCAGAACAGATACTAAGGTATGCACTGGGGATCATAGTGGCTTATGGAGTCATTGCAATAGCTGTTGTTGAACTGTTTGCACCTGAGCTCGTGGGACTTTTCAGCAAGAACAAGGTGGTTGTGACCATGGGTGTCCAGTATATAAGCAGCTATATCGTGGACTGTGTATTAGCAGGAATCCACTTCAGCTTCACCGGATATTTCTGTGCCTATGGCAAATCCTATATAGGGTTTATTCACAACCTGATAGCCATAGTATGTGCAAGAATCCCGGGATCATATCTGGCATCTGTCAAATATCCTGACACTCTGTTCCCGATGGGATTTGCGGCGCCGGCGGGATCATTTATATCCATAGTGATATGCGTGGGAGCATTTGTGTGGATGGAGAGGCGCGGTACGCTGTATAAGGCCAACTTATAA